The region ATGCATACGTAGTAGAGGAGACATGTTAAATAGCCCATTTACTTTCTTTTGTTCAAGAAAGGGATCGTACGTCAGGTGATAGGCTAGTTGAGTTGTCTCACTAGTGGCGCAAGGATCGAATCCTCTCTTGTTCACACCAATTTTTGCGTGCGTGCATGCaacagagaaaagaaaaggaaactgTTGCACTCGGGAGGCTTTCACAGGATCGTTCGATGCGCATCCGACGACAATGAAGCGTGTGTGCCTATCGCTAACGAACAGTCGGCAGGAATCTTTTTGTCAAACAAAACCTACAACGATATTTGCACATAAGCTATCAGGTTTGTGGTACATATAATTATCAATCTCATTACAAAAGAATTTACCGAGATATGACAAACGAGAAGACCGTTGTTCGAATTCTATAGGAGTGAAACATTTATTTCTTTAGAAAAcattcatcactacaaaaaagagacaAATGGAGTACAAAACACGTTGCACCGGCCCTTTAAAAAACTTGGAGCAAATGGTTTTGTCTCCTCAGCAAAGGCGTTGTGGTCATTTTTTCTCGCTCTCATTTACTAAGGTAGAAATACAGATTAACCCGCACATGAAACACAACAAGTACTCAGATCAACTGGTAATGAGTCATGGCCACGACCAACAGGTTGTGTGTTCGAATCCTAGCGGTGACACTAATTTTTTGAAGCTCTTTTTACATGACAGAGCAGACCCGATTAGAAAagaaagatcgaagaaaaaaaaagcaATCGTACGTGCCTGGCGCTAACTAACAGTCAGAAAAATAGCTTTCCCCTATATATGTATATAAtaatctctacctaataataataaagcaaattaggtTTCTGTCGTACGTCATAAAAAATACCCTCGAAGTTGGTaagaattacccaccaatgccacccgtaagttAAATAAAAAAATGATTCGTTTTTTTCCAAATTCGTCGTCGTTATCAGCTGTTATATAAAGGTAATACTGCACGTAAAGCAGAAGCTTAGAGATGGCGCAGTGGCGCAAGCCTTTCTGTCCCACCGCGGACACCAGGGTTCGAATCCCAGGTTCTACTAATTTTCCCAACCATTTTTGTCACGCACCTCCCCTCCCCACCCGGTGTGCGTTCATGGGCCGGCCCGGAGGGCGTGACGCctatgtttttttctttttattgcatttcgtcttttgtctattttttctcatttctttttttttgtgtttttccttctttaaattaatttgagatTTCCAAATTTCAAAACATTGCAATTTTTTTAAATCATGTTCGAGAAATCATAAAATATTTGTGATTTCAAAAATGTGTGGGACATCATAAAAAATTTGCAGTTTTAAAAATATTAGTGATTTTAGAAGAGTGTTTGCAAATTCTTAAAAAATCAAAATTTCGAAAAAAATGACAGGAAATAAAactatgttcatgattttgaaaaataatCATGTATTCAAAACAAATTCATGAATATGACAAAAATGTCCACGAAATTTTAGAAAATATTGAAAAACTCAAAAAAATTGCAAGTTTGTGGCCGATGAGATTTGTTTTAAAAGTTTAAAAATGTGTCGTGCAATGGCAAGCTCATTGCCTTGGAatttactatgtcaactacattgcAATCACGTGGATATCACATGTGTCAGggtattgagtcatacttatttggcTAGAGTGTAATTCTTTATCCTCAAGTTCTGCAAATATTTCCCCTCTTTTTGTGATGCACCTCCCCTCCCCCAGTGCGTGTTCATGGCCGGCACGCAGGGCGTGACTCCCCTATTTTTTTCATTTCatcttttgtatttttcttttattttctcatttctttttttgttttctccttttttaaattaatttgatattttcaaatttcaaaacatTGCAAATTTTAAAAAAcatgtttgagaaatcataaaatgtttgtgaattcagaaatgtgtgtgaaatcATAAAATTTTCGCAGTTTCAATAAATATTAGAATTTACAAAACTGTTCGCAAATTATAAAACATGTTCGCAACATCGCAAGTCACTGTGTTAAAATAGAGAACGCTCATATATCAGGGTATTGAGTCAAACTTATTTTGCtagtctttatctttacctaataacctaataataataaagaaaattcGGTATCTGCCGTCCGTCGTCGCGacagttttgcaaaaaagtccctatAGTTTTAGATAATAGAACCCGCAGTCCCTAAGTAAGTGGATCTAGCAAAACGATTCATTTTTGCAAATTAATCCCTGCCTTTTGTAACAATTTCGCCCGCATTCCTTTGTTCATCTTATCCAGCGGCAGAGAAGGTGGAAAGGGGGAGGCTCCTCTCGTTGACGAGCTCGTCGGTGCGGAAGGTGCCCGCCCCTCTCCTCCGCCTCCAGCATCGCCGGACCCCTATAGGTGTGTCTCCATTCCCAAGAACCCGAGCTCCCCTGTGCTCGTCGGCCAGCAGCCACGAGTCGGCGCGAGGTGGGTGGAGCAGCTCGGCGCCCATGACCTCCACCATGGCTCCGTCgatgcgctccactgcctgctcgcCGGCGCCGACCTCTACCTGCCACCGCACATGGACGCCGAGAAGCGTTGCTGGGCCTTGCATCCCTTGCGCACGCACACGGACGTGGTCGAGGCAGGGGATCGAGCAGTCAGCGGACAGAAGCGGCTTCAACAGACGGACttggcgaggcggcggaggcgcagggAGTCCCTGCAGCATCGGATCCGACGAGGATGGACGCAGGCGACGTGGGTGAGGAGGAGGGCTCCGGTGGCAGAGAACCTCCAGGCGGCAGCTGCTTGCAGTTCGGCGTCGGCCTCCTGTAGGTAACAGAGAAAGAGTGAattggtgtgtgtgagagagaagaagaagaacgaggggAGGAAGTAGAAAGGgagaaggaagagaggcagggcGGCCTGGAGGAGCTGTTGTTGCTACGCTGGAACGAGGAGGATGCACACGGGTCGGAGAGGACGCGCGGGCAGGGGAGGTCCTACATGTACGCCATTGAGCTCGTGGCAAGGAGCAAtgacaagcagcagcagcagagggtaGAAGCGGGAGGCAGCGGCGCCAACGGGTAGCAGAAGCAGAGGGCTGCTGCCACaacagaggtatcaggtatgtatcCCCTTGAAAGCAGCAAGCACCAGCCTTCTGTTCTTTGTGTTCTCTGTATAGATGTGTAGTACTCCCTGatcaacagagggagtagtaaccaAGAAGCAGCAGGAACAAAATCGCAGCAGCAGGCTGCTGCTCTCCTCCCTGATCCCCCGTATATGAAATAGCAGTAGCGCATGAGTGAATGAAGCAATCAATTTCTGAATTACAGACAGCGTACAGATTTTCTGAATCCAAACAAAATCAAGCATATATTGCAGGTTGTTCTATTGTTGATCCAACCACATGCTCT is a window of Triticum dicoccoides isolate Atlit2015 ecotype Zavitan chromosome 2B, WEW_v2.0, whole genome shotgun sequence DNA encoding:
- the LOC119364378 gene encoding uncharacterized protein LOC119364378 isoform X3; its protein translation is MRIEDSRGGAQARPSFFCRLRHHATPLAVSQLPPPCRSTICRPEGTGQSLQHRWEQWPMPGGTEVAHHSMKHRSRSVGIWLRSGDLGQRQAHRSQLQSSLLRRGVGTRACSRCYHFFCFDHGGRRRTASSCRLEVLCHRSPPPHPRRLRPSSSDPMLQGLPAPPPPRQVRLLKPLLSADCSIPCLDHVRVRAQGMQGPATLLGVHVRWQVEVGAGEQAVERIDGAMVEVMGAELLHPPRADSWLLADEHRGARVLGNGDTPIGVRRCWRRRRGAGTFRTDELVNERSLPLSTFSAAG
- the LOC119364378 gene encoding uncharacterized protein LOC119364378 isoform X2, whose protein sequence is MPGGTEVAHHSMKHRSRSVGIWLRSGDLGQRQAHRSQLQSSLLRRGVGTRACSRCYHFFCFDHGSTTHLYREHKEQKAGACCFQGDTYLIPLLWQQPSASATRWRRCLPLLPSAAAACHCSLPRAQWRTCRTSPARASSPTRVHPPRSSVATTAPPGRPASLPSPFLLPPLVLLLLSHTHQFTLSLLPTGGRRRTASSCRLEVLCHRSPPPHPRRLRPSSSDPMLQGLPAPPPPRQVRLLKPLLSADCSIPCLDHVRVRAQGMQGPATLLGVHVRWQVEVGAGEQAVERIDGAMVEVMGAELLHPPRADSWLLADEHRGARVLGNGDTPIGVRRCWRRRRGAGTFRTDELVNERSLPLSTFSAAG
- the LOC119364378 gene encoding uncharacterized protein LOC119364378 isoform X1 produces the protein MRIEDSRGGAQARPSFFCRLRHHATPLAVSQLPPPCRSTICRPEGTGQSLQHRWEQWPMPGGTEVAHHSMKHRSRSVGIWLRSGDLGQRQAHRSQLQSSLLRRGVGTRACSRCYHFFCFDHGSTTHLYREHKEQKAGACCFQGDTYLIPLLWQQPSASATRWRRCLPLLPSAAAACHCSLPRAQWRTCRTSPARASSPTRVHPPRSSVATTAPPGRPASLPSPFLLPPLVLLLLSHTHQFTLSLLPTGGRRRTASSCRLEVLCHRSPPPHPRRLRPSSSDPMLQGLPAPPPPRQVRLLKPLLSADCSIPCLDHVRVRAQGMQGPATLLGVHVRWQVEVGAGEQAVERIDGAMVEVMGAELLHPPRADSWLLADEHRGARVLGNGDTPIGVRRCWRRRRGAGTFRTDELVNERSLPLSTFSAAG